A genomic stretch from Oncorhynchus kisutch isolate 150728-3 unplaced genomic scaffold, Okis_V2 scaffold3069, whole genome shotgun sequence includes:
- the LOC109887480 gene encoding ankyrin-2-like: MEEDEDENGLNALHLAAKEGHEDLVEELLERGSAVDSATKKGNTALHIASLAGQKEVARLLLKRGADINAQSQNGFTPLYMAAQENHLEVVRYLLENGGNQSAATEDGFTPLAIALQQCHNQVVSLLLEHDTKGKVRLPALHIAARKDDTKAAALLLQNDHNADVQSKMMVNRTTENGKSGFTPLHIARSLWQRECLHPSCSTEGPPSTSPPG, from the exons ATGGAGGAAGACGAGGAcgag AATGGTCTGAATGCGCTGCACCTGGCAGCTAAGGAGGGCCATGAGGACCTGGTGGAAGAACTACTGGAGAGAGGCTCTGCGGTCGACTCTGCCACTAAG AAAGGGAACACAGCCCTCCACATTGCCTCATTGGCCGGACAGAAGGAAGTGGCTCGACTGCTGCTGAAGAGAGGGGCCGACATCAACGCCCAATCACAG aATGGCTTCACTCCTCTCTACATGGCAGCCCAGGAGAACCACCTGGAGGTGGTCAGATACCTGCTGGAGAATGGAGGCAACCAGAGCGCTGCTACtgag gATGGGTTCACCCCCCTGGCCATAGCCTTGCAGCAGTGTCATAACCAGGTGGTTTCTCTCCTCCTGGAACATGACACCAAGGGCAAg GTGCGGCTGCCTGCCCTGCACATCGCTGCCCGGAAGGATGACACCAAGGCAGCTGCCCTGCTGCTACAGAATGACCACAATGCTGATGTTCAGAGCAAG ATGATGGTTAACAGAACTACAGAG AATGGGAAG AGTGGGTTTACCCCCCTGCACATCGCCCGCTCACTATGGCAACGTGAATGTCTCCACCCCTCCTGCTCAACCGAGGGGCCGCCATCGACTTCACCGCCAGGGTAG